The genomic segment GGCCTAGAAATCCTCGAACAGCTTCGCGCACACTACACGGACCAGCAGCACCTAGAATTCGTCGACGGCGGAACCTCCGGGATGGAGCTACTGCCCACAATCCAGGACGCCGAATCCATCCTCGTGCTGGACGCCCTCGCGCCGACGGCACACAGTAACCCGGGGGACGTCGTCACGCTTATCGGCGACCAGATTCCCCGCCTGCTGAACTCGAAACTCTCCCCGCACCAGGTGGGACTGCTGGACTTGCTGTCGGCCGCGCGCCTGCTTGGCACGGAGCCGCGCCGGGTTGCGGTGGTGGGGGTGGTGGCCGAGTCGACGGAACTTCATGTTGGGCTGACCCCCACCGTCACACGTGCCCTGCCAAGTGCCGTGGCGGAAGCCCGAACACTGCTGGATGAATGGCTATGTCACTCCACATCGATGTAGGCGACCTCGAATTCCCGGCCGTGGCGCAGATCCGCCGTCGGGGTGTCGCATACGGGACAGGTCAGTGCAAAAAACTCGTCGATCTGCTGCTCCGCTGCGCAGGTCGGGCACCACACGGTTGCCTCGATATGCTCCACGGTGAGTTCCGCGTCGGCGCAGGCGGTGCCCAAAGAGGCGATCGGCCACGCGGCGTGCAGCGCCTCGGGAACCACCCCGGATCGCGTGCCCACCCGCAACGCCACCCGTCGAATAGTACGCTGGTCAGCGGCCTGAACAACCACATCAACCACGCCGGACAGCAAACCTAACTCATGCACACTCCCATTATCGCCCATCAGTAGGAAGGAGCCGCAGGTGAGTACAACGCTCCGTCTCGACCAGTTCGTGGACCCCAACGAAGCAACCGTCATTTACACCCGAGACGAGTCGGGAACCGTCATTGATGCCCGGTTCGACCTTTCTGGACTCCCGCGTCTTGACCCCATGCTGATCGGCCGCCCCGCCGCTGACGTCCCCGACATCGTCAAACGACTCTGCGGCATTTGCCCCGTCACTCACCACCTGGCGGGCACTCGTGCCCTCGACGCGCTTATCGACGCCCCCATCACACCCACCGCGCGCGCCGTTCGCGCACTCCTGCACCACGGTTCGCTCATCGACGCCGCCGCACCCAAGCTGTTTTCCACCAACCAGGAACTTGCCATCCAGCTCAAACGCTTCGGCAAAGCCGTCATGGCGGCCGCTGGGTGCCCCGGGCATTTCCCTGACGTTGCCATACCCGGTGGCGTGCGTGCTGCCGCAGACCCCGATCTTGTCGCGGCGCTTAGCATCCCCGAACTCCCTGAGGCGTTGGCCGTTGATGCCATCGTGCCGGACTACGATGGTTACGACCTCGCGGTGACCAGCGATAACGGTGAGCTCGACCCCCTGGGCACACACATCGCCATGCACCGCAGCGGACACACCGAACTTTTTCCCATCCAGGACTGGCCTCGCCGCGTCCACGAAACCCAGCCCGGCGCGCCCGCCCCCAGGCCCGTCATTGGGGACCGGCCCTACCGGGTGGGTCCGTGGGCGCAGCAGCGCATCGCGGCGTCAACAAGCAACCCCACCGTGGCCATGATTCAGCGCAGCCTTGACGCCATCGCCGAACTCACACACAACCCCGCGCTTATCGACGGCGCGGTGGCCACGGAAGGGCAGCTCCGTGCAGGTGTTGGGGTGGGTGTGGTGGATGGTCCGCGGGGGCTGCTGGTGCATGTGTATACGGTGGATGATGCGGGCGTGCTGGTGGACTGCCAGATCCTCACCCCGACGGCGCAAAACGAATGGTGGCTGGCTGGGATGCTGCGGGAGATGGTTGATGTGGAGTCCTCGATACGTACCGCCGACCCGTGCCTGCCGTGCAGCTCAGCACCGCCCGGGCAGATGAACGTGACGATCAAGGAAGAAAGGCTGTAGCGATGTGCATCGGCATTCCAGCGCGCATCATCTCCATTGAGGGGGATGTGCTACCGAACGCGGTGATTGATGTCGCCGGGCAGCAACGCACCTGCTGCCTGGCCTACCTGCCGGAGGCCCAGGTGGGGGATTATGTGCTGATTCAGAACGGCTTTGCCATGAGCATTGTGGACGAGCAGGAAGCACAGGAATCGCTACGGACCATTGCGGAATACAAGTTGATTAATTACGACTGAGCGGAGACGTTAAACATTCATTTCAAGCCAAAACGCTAGGGTACGGGTTGATTCAGATGGCCATGTGGTGATCCCATCAAGCAGTTCTCACGCGGCGTAGGCGCACATGGGCAAACCCTATTACCGTGACCTCCCAATCCGCCATACAGTTACCGCCGCGATGACCAGAACTAACGCCAGTACTGCTGGCCAGACGGCGGGTTCGGGGGAGAGCAGGTTCACCACCGCCTGGATCACGGAGAGGAAGGCGAAGAAGCCGACGAACCCGACGAGCGTATCCCACATGAGTTTTCTGCGTTGCCGCTCGCCGGGTCGGTGATTGTTGTGGTCGGCCATGTTTAGGCTTTCACGCCGCCTGCGGTAAGTCCGGCGACGATGCGACGCTGGAACACTAGCACCATGATCACCAGGGGGATGGTCACCAGCGTGCCAGCGGCCATGATGGCGGCGTAGGGATACTCGAAGGCGCTGGGACCTGAGAAACGTGCGATGGCCACGGTGACGGGTTCGGTGGCATTGCTGGATAGCTGCTTGGCCAGCATGAATTCGTTCCAGGTGGCAATGAACGCTAGGATCGCCGTGGTGAACAGCGCCGGTGCGGCGAGTGGCAGGAGCACAAGGCGGAATGCTTGGCCTCGGGTCGCGCCGTCGACACGCGCGGCTTCCTCCAGCTCCCAGGGCAGCTGCCGGAAGAAGGAGACCAGTGTGTAAATGGTGAGGGGGAGAGCGAAGGAGATGTTGGGGATGATCAGGGCGCGGTAGGTGCCTATCCAGCCGAGGTCGCCAAACAGCTGGAACAGTGGTGTGACCAGGGCGATTCCGGGGAACATGGAGGCGGCGAGGACGATGCCCGTGACGATGCCTTTGGCGCGGAAGTCCAGGCGTGCGATGGCGTAGGCGGTGAACACGCCTACCAGTACCGCGAGGAATGTGGTAACCGCACCCACCAGAAGTGAGTTTCCGATGGCACCGAGGAAGTCATTGCCCTTGTCCGTGGCTAGGGCATCGCCGAAATTCTCAAGCGTGACATGCGTGGGCCACGGTGTGGTGTCAAAGGTGTGGTCTTTGTTGCGCAGTGCGGTGACCACCATCCAGTAGAAGGGGGCCAAACCCCACACCAGGATTACAACAACACCGCAATAGTTGCGTACTGCCTGCATCATCGGGTGGCCTCCTTGCGTTGTTTCGCGTGTGCTGGGCGCGTTTGTGCTTGTTGTTTCCGTGCCTGTTTCTGCGCCCGTCTTTGTGCGCGTTTCATGATTCGTTGGTCGCCGCTGCCGCTCACGTCAGCGCCGAGGAAGCGGATCATCACGAAGGCCACGAAGAAGATCAG from the Corynebacterium durum genome contains:
- a CDS encoding nickel-dependent hydrogenase large subunit — translated: MSTTLRLDQFVDPNEATVIYTRDESGTVIDARFDLSGLPRLDPMLIGRPAADVPDIVKRLCGICPVTHHLAGTRALDALIDAPITPTARAVRALLHHGSLIDAAAPKLFSTNQELAIQLKRFGKAVMAAAGCPGHFPDVAIPGGVRAAADPDLVAALSIPELPEALAVDAIVPDYDGYDLAVTSDNGELDPLGTHIAMHRSGHTELFPIQDWPRRVHETQPGAPAPRPVIGDRPYRVGPWAQQRIAASTSNPTVAMIQRSLDAIAELTHNPALIDGAVATEGQLRAGVGVGVVDGPRGLLVHVYTVDDAGVLVDCQILTPTAQNEWWLAGMLREMVDVESSIRTADPCLPCSSAPPGQMNVTIKEERL
- a CDS encoding HypC/HybG/HupF family hydrogenase formation chaperone: MCIGIPARIISIEGDVLPNAVIDVAGQQRTCCLAYLPEAQVGDYVLIQNGFAMSIVDEQEAQESLRTIAEYKLINYD
- a CDS encoding hydrogenase maturation nickel metallochaperone HypA, yielding MHELGLLSGVVDVVVQAADQRTIRRVALRVGTRSGVVPEALHAAWPIASLGTACADAELTVEHIEATVWCPTCAAEQQIDEFFALTCPVCDTPTADLRHGREFEVAYIDVE
- a CDS encoding carbohydrate ABC transporter permease, with the translated sequence MQAVRNYCGVVVILVWGLAPFYWMVVTALRNKDHTFDTTPWPTHVTLENFGDALATDKGNDFLGAIGNSLLVGAVTTFLAVLVGVFTAYAIARLDFRAKGIVTGIVLAASMFPGIALVTPLFQLFGDLGWIGTYRALIIPNISFALPLTIYTLVSFFRQLPWELEEAARVDGATRGQAFRLVLLPLAAPALFTTAILAFIATWNEFMLAKQLSSNATEPVTVAIARFSGPSAFEYPYAAIMAAGTLVTIPLVIMVLVFQRRIVAGLTAGGVKA
- a CDS encoding HyaD/HybD family hydrogenase maturation endopeptidase, whose product is MPEPITVLGIGNPIMSDDGVGLEILEQLRAHYTDQQHLEFVDGGTSGMELLPTIQDAESILVLDALAPTAHSNPGDVVTLIGDQIPRLLNSKLSPHQVGLLDLLSAARLLGTEPRRVAVVGVVAESTELHVGLTPTVTRALPSAVAEARTLLDEWLCHSTSM